One window of the Streptomyces asoensis genome contains the following:
- a CDS encoding RNA polymerase sigma-70 factor — protein sequence MTDDPFVVHRSLLFTVAYEMLGSAADAEDVLQESWLRWADVDPLQVRDPRAYLVRVVTRQALNRLRTLSRSREEYVGEWLPEPLLTSPDVAEDVELAESVSIAMLTVLETLGPTERAVFVLREVFDMPYGEIAEAIGKSAATVRQIARRAREHVAAKRPRVQVSQSERQAVVERFLAALRTGKLQELLEVMAPDVVLVADGGGLVAAVLAPVHGAQPVAELLARANRVVAAFETTAVWLNGAPAGRIEFDGEPAAVSLEVENGRVTRVYVVRNPRKLTRIDELAELAR from the coding sequence ATGACCGATGATCCGTTCGTCGTCCATCGCAGCCTGCTGTTCACCGTCGCCTACGAGATGCTCGGGTCGGCGGCCGACGCGGAGGACGTGCTCCAGGAATCCTGGCTGCGATGGGCCGACGTCGACCCCTTACAGGTGCGTGACCCGCGGGCGTACCTCGTCCGCGTCGTCACGCGGCAAGCGCTCAACCGGCTGCGGACACTGTCACGCAGCCGTGAGGAATACGTGGGCGAGTGGCTGCCGGAACCGCTGCTGACCAGCCCCGACGTCGCCGAGGACGTCGAACTCGCGGAGAGCGTCTCCATCGCCATGCTGACCGTGCTCGAGACGCTCGGGCCGACGGAGCGGGCGGTGTTCGTACTCCGCGAGGTCTTCGACATGCCCTACGGCGAGATCGCCGAGGCCATCGGGAAATCCGCGGCCACGGTACGGCAGATCGCCCGGCGGGCACGCGAACACGTGGCGGCCAAGCGGCCACGGGTGCAGGTGAGCCAGTCCGAGCGGCAGGCCGTGGTCGAGCGGTTCCTGGCCGCGCTGCGCACCGGGAAACTACAGGAACTGCTGGAGGTCATGGCGCCGGACGTGGTCCTGGTCGCCGATGGCGGCGGGCTGGTCGCCGCCGTTCTGGCCCCGGTCCACGGCGCCCAGCCGGTGGCGGAACTCCTCGCACGCGCGAACCGGGTGGTGGCCGCGTTCGAGACGACGGCCGTATGGCTCAACGGCGCGCCGGCGGGCCGCATCGAGTTCGACGGCGAGCCGGCCGCGGTGAGCCTCGAGGTGGAGAACGGGCGGGTCACCCGGGTCTACGTGGTGCGCAACCCGCGGAAGCTGACGCGGATCGACGAACTGGCCGAACTCGCCCGGTAG
- a CDS encoding ferredoxin, with protein MRIHIDKDRCMGAGMCALTVPGVFTQDDDGLSEILPGREDGAGEPLVREAVRACPVQAIAVEGE; from the coding sequence GTGCGGATCCACATCGACAAGGACCGGTGCATGGGCGCGGGCATGTGCGCGCTCACCGTCCCGGGCGTCTTCACGCAGGACGACGACGGTCTCAGCGAGATCCTGCCCGGGCGTGAGGACGGCGCGGGTGAGCCGCTGGTGCGCGAGGCCGTACGGGCCTGTCCGGTGCAGGCCATCGCCGTCGAGGGAGAGTGA
- a CDS encoding carboxymuconolactone decarboxylase family protein — translation MTLRIPKVELPTELRESLLKQLGAVPEPVEVVYNAPDVATSNQEFSAKVAQWDYADAGLKTFAHMAVAAQVGCSWCLDINYFAALHQSLDMTKASQVPRWRDSDVFTPLERDVMEYAEAMTNTPPTVTDELSASLLERLGAAALVELTVFIGYANLATRINTAHGITSQGYSEVCEIPLAQRAQSPAVA, via the coding sequence ATGACACTGCGTATCCCCAAGGTAGAGCTCCCCACCGAGCTGAGGGAAAGCCTGCTCAAGCAGCTCGGCGCCGTGCCCGAGCCCGTCGAGGTGGTGTACAACGCCCCCGACGTCGCCACGTCCAACCAGGAGTTCTCGGCCAAGGTGGCCCAGTGGGACTACGCCGACGCGGGCCTGAAGACATTCGCCCACATGGCCGTCGCGGCGCAGGTCGGCTGCAGCTGGTGCCTCGACATCAACTACTTCGCGGCACTGCACCAGAGCCTCGACATGACCAAGGCGAGCCAGGTCCCGCGCTGGCGGGACTCGGACGTGTTCACGCCGCTCGAGCGGGACGTGATGGAATACGCCGAGGCCATGACGAACACGCCGCCGACCGTCACCGACGAGCTGTCGGCGAGCCTGCTGGAGCGGCTCGGCGCGGCGGCGCTGGTCGAGCTCACCGTGTTCATCGGCTACGCCAACCTGGCCACCAGGATCAACACGGCGCACGGGATCACCTCGCAGGGCTACTCCGAGGTGTGCGAGATTCCGCTGGCCCAGCGTGCGCAGAGCCCCGCCGTAGCATGA
- a CDS encoding ScyD/ScyE family protein has protein sequence MSKASKSWAGAFLAATVVAGLTATVVPAQAAAGSQAPRAAAAPVVLASGLHNPRGVRVQADGSVVVTEVGSGSGAPCAAPPVGAPLARCLGFTGSLYQVKGSTQSRIVTGLPSEQIVRSDGLTRVNGAIQSEATAKGAYRVVYGLSGVPADRAALGADAAPLGTLSIAGGRVLGDLADHEGRLDPDSVLGNNDVFSNPHDFARDGKDFLVTDAAGNTLIRVHPDGTTTTEFVFPNNVLPAAASASGAQSSADATVLAAPAGQTEAVPTGIVRGRDGAFYISTMSGMNKDLTRIWRYVPGSAPTVFVTGLTDVIDLALAPNGDLIALSYGTGPASALGPGALTRINKKTGALTPIDTGSRLKVPFGLDVSANGDVYVTNDIDTTGELLKFPAAV, from the coding sequence ATGTCGAAAGCATCCAAGTCCTGGGCGGGGGCCTTCCTGGCGGCGACGGTCGTGGCCGGCCTCACGGCGACGGTGGTCCCGGCCCAGGCCGCGGCCGGCTCGCAGGCGCCCAGGGCCGCGGCCGCCCCCGTGGTCCTGGCGAGCGGTCTGCACAACCCGCGGGGCGTGCGGGTCCAGGCCGACGGCTCGGTCGTGGTGACCGAGGTCGGCAGCGGCTCGGGGGCCCCCTGCGCGGCACCGCCGGTCGGTGCCCCCCTGGCCCGGTGCCTGGGCTTCACCGGCTCCCTCTACCAGGTGAAGGGCTCCACGCAGAGCCGTATCGTCACCGGTCTGCCCTCCGAGCAGATCGTCCGCAGCGACGGCCTCACCCGCGTCAACGGGGCGATCCAGAGCGAGGCGACCGCGAAGGGCGCCTACCGTGTGGTCTACGGCCTCAGCGGCGTCCCCGCGGACCGTGCGGCGCTCGGCGCGGACGCGGCGCCGCTGGGCACGCTGAGCATCGCGGGCGGCAGGGTGCTGGGGGACCTGGCCGACCACGAGGGCCGGCTCGACCCGGACTCCGTGCTCGGCAACAACGACGTCTTCTCCAACCCGCACGACTTCGCCCGGGACGGCAAGGACTTCCTGGTCACCGACGCCGCCGGCAACACCCTGATCCGGGTCCACCCCGACGGCACCACCACGACCGAGTTCGTCTTCCCCAACAACGTGCTGCCGGCCGCCGCTTCGGCCTCCGGTGCGCAGTCGTCCGCCGACGCCACGGTGCTGGCGGCGCCGGCCGGCCAGACCGAGGCGGTGCCGACCGGCATCGTGCGCGGCCGCGACGGGGCGTTCTACATCTCCACCATGAGCGGCATGAACAAGGACCTCACCCGTATCTGGCGCTATGTGCCCGGCAGTGCGCCGACCGTCTTCGTCACCGGCCTGACCGACGTCATCGACCTCGCCCTGGCCCCCAACGGCGACCTGATCGCCCTGTCCTACGGCACCGGCCCGGCGTCCGCCCTGGGTCCCGGTGCGCTGACCCGGATCAACAAGAAGACGGGCGCCCTCACCCCGATCGACACCGGCAGCCGGCTGAAGGTGCCCTTCGGGCTGGACGTCAGCGCGAACGGTGACGTCTACGTCACCAACGACATCGACACCACCGGCGAGCTGCTGAAGTTCCCGGCCGCCGTCTGA
- a CDS encoding aromatic prenyltransferase: MKSLFKQAFMPTPGGQMPGTAGVEEVYAAIEEAAALLNVPCSRDTVGPILTAFAPFEGGVIFSASAGERHAGDLDLTIQVPRRIADPYAHALANGFLEKTDHPVGSLLSDLHERCSIDEYLIDFGVVGGFNKVYVHFPRDVQSVSQLAAVPSIPPALAENAGFFARHGLDDVAMIAIDYRNRTTNLYFQVPGIEPKVILSMLQELGLPEPEQELLESAGKTFRVYVTLGWDSSKIERISFARSLDLPVIQARVEPEIKRFVTGTPYTYEGERFSISIVKWSPDGEWFNVGSYYQFGPLQWEVLRKILR, translated from the coding sequence GTGAAATCCCTGTTCAAGCAAGCGTTCATGCCGACACCTGGAGGACAAATGCCCGGAACTGCCGGGGTGGAAGAGGTCTACGCGGCCATCGAGGAAGCGGCCGCACTGCTGAACGTGCCCTGCTCACGTGACACGGTCGGGCCGATCCTGACCGCGTTCGCGCCGTTCGAGGGCGGGGTCATCTTCAGCGCATCGGCGGGCGAGCGCCACGCGGGAGACCTCGACCTCACCATCCAGGTGCCCCGACGGATCGCTGATCCCTACGCCCATGCTCTGGCGAACGGCTTTCTCGAGAAGACCGACCATCCCGTCGGCTCCCTGCTCTCGGACCTCCATGAGCGGTGCTCCATCGACGAGTACCTCATCGACTTCGGAGTCGTCGGCGGGTTCAACAAGGTCTATGTGCACTTCCCCCGTGACGTGCAGTCGGTGTCACAGCTCGCCGCCGTCCCGTCCATTCCGCCCGCTCTGGCCGAGAACGCCGGGTTTTTCGCCCGGCACGGCCTGGACGACGTCGCGATGATCGCGATCGACTACCGGAACAGGACGACGAATCTGTACTTCCAGGTCCCCGGCATCGAACCGAAGGTCATTCTTTCGATGCTCCAGGAGCTGGGTCTGCCGGAACCGGAGCAGGAGCTGCTGGAGTCCGCCGGCAAAACGTTCAGGGTCTACGTCACCCTCGGCTGGGATTCTTCGAAGATCGAGCGGATCAGCTTTGCCCGAAGCCTGGACCTGCCGGTGATCCAGGCCCGGGTCGAGCCGGAGATCAAGCGGTTCGTGACAGGCACCCCGTACACGTACGAGGGGGAGCGTTTCAGCATTTCGATCGTCAAGTGGTCGCCTGACGGTGAATGGTTCAACGTCGGATCGTACTATCAATTCGGTCCGTTGCAGTGGGAGGTTCTGCGGAAAATCCTCAGGTGA
- a CDS encoding nuclear transport factor 2 family protein: MTDQSDDTDLPQAADPDEQRRHAVRVVHAFYGALEAKDLDAFAELWTADAVYRVPVTPYGVPGEFAGRDAIVAGLRQFFALFGTTRFTWDAEPMADPRRVLATWTLEIELLGGGTYRNRGASIFRLEHNRIAEFTEYVDTAAFLGVFAAKVGTAHRFFELLNAKDLDAWGELWHDQGVLTVPYSPQGSPSPTEGKDKIVAAYQELFAVYETFGTELTGVHPAVGSDAICVQYRVRATLAGGAVYTNDSIAVFRFQDGLISACHDYFDPRRFQDVLDALG; encoded by the coding sequence ATGACTGATCAGAGTGATGACACAGACCTGCCGCAGGCGGCGGACCCGGACGAGCAGCGCCGGCATGCCGTTCGCGTCGTGCACGCCTTCTACGGCGCCCTGGAGGCCAAGGACCTCGACGCGTTCGCGGAACTGTGGACGGCGGACGCCGTGTACCGGGTTCCCGTCACCCCGTACGGCGTTCCCGGGGAGTTCGCCGGGCGGGACGCCATCGTGGCCGGGCTCCGCCAGTTCTTCGCCCTCTTCGGCACGACACGGTTCACCTGGGACGCCGAACCGATGGCCGATCCCCGGCGGGTGCTGGCCACCTGGACGCTGGAGATCGAACTGCTCGGCGGAGGCACCTACCGCAACCGGGGGGCGTCGATCTTCCGGCTGGAGCACAACCGGATCGCCGAGTTCACCGAGTACGTCGACACCGCCGCGTTCCTGGGCGTCTTCGCCGCCAAGGTCGGCACGGCGCACCGGTTCTTCGAGCTGCTGAACGCCAAGGACCTCGACGCGTGGGGCGAGCTGTGGCACGACCAAGGTGTGCTCACCGTGCCGTACTCCCCCCAGGGGAGCCCGTCCCCGACCGAGGGCAAGGACAAGATCGTCGCGGCGTACCAGGAACTGTTCGCGGTGTACGAGACGTTCGGCACCGAACTGACCGGTGTCCACCCCGCCGTGGGCTCCGACGCGATCTGCGTGCAGTACAGGGTCCGCGCGACACTCGCCGGCGGAGCGGTGTACACCAACGACAGCATCGCGGTCTTCCGGTTCCAGGACGGGCTGATCAGCGCCTGCCACGACTACTTCGACCCGCGCCGCTTCCAGGACGTCCTCGACGCCCTCGGGTGA
- a CDS encoding ScyD/ScyE family protein: MSKASKSWAGAFLAAAVAAGLTATAIPAQAGTRAAPAAHPPKAAPVVVASGLHNPRAVRVQADGSVLVTEAGNGSGGPCTTPGTRCLGLTGSLYRVKGSRQGRVVTGLPSEMGVRADGSTAVNGAIQAEATAKGTYRVVYGLNGTPAIRAALGPDAAPLGTLSIAGGRALGDLADHEGRLDPDSVLGNNEVFSNPHNFARDGRDFLVTDAAANTLIRVHPDGTTTTEFVFPNSILPAASPAGQPLAPAGQTEAVPTGIVRGRDGAFYLATMGGMHEGLSRVWRYVPGSRPTVFATGLTDVTDLALAPDGDLIALSYGTRTSLPPADPGPGALTRINKRTGALTPIDTGNRLNMPAGVTVSRNGDIYVTNNALGTSGQLLKFPAR, encoded by the coding sequence ATGTCGAAAGCATCCAAGTCCTGGGCGGGGGCCTTCCTCGCGGCGGCCGTTGCGGCCGGCCTCACGGCGACGGCGATCCCGGCCCAGGCCGGGACCCGGGCCGCGCCCGCCGCCCACCCGCCCAAGGCCGCGCCCGTGGTGGTGGCGAGCGGCCTGCACAACCCGCGCGCGGTCCGGGTCCAGGCCGACGGCTCGGTCCTGGTGACGGAGGCCGGCAACGGCTCGGGAGGCCCCTGCACGACGCCGGGCACCCGGTGCCTGGGCCTCACCGGCTCCCTCTACCGGGTGAAGGGCTCCCGGCAGGGCCGTGTCGTCACCGGCCTGCCCTCCGAGATGGGCGTCCGGGCCGACGGCAGCACCGCGGTCAACGGGGCGATCCAGGCCGAGGCCACCGCGAAGGGCACCTACCGTGTGGTCTACGGCCTGAACGGCACCCCCGCCATCCGTGCGGCCCTCGGCCCGGACGCGGCGCCGCTGGGCACACTGAGCATCGCGGGCGGCAGGGCCCTGGGGGACCTCGCCGACCACGAGGGCCGGCTCGACCCCGACTCCGTGCTCGGCAACAACGAGGTCTTCTCCAACCCGCACAACTTCGCCAGGGACGGCCGCGACTTCCTGGTCACCGACGCCGCCGCCAACACCCTGATCCGGGTCCACCCCGACGGCACCACCACGACCGAGTTCGTCTTCCCCAACAGCATCCTGCCCGCCGCCTCCCCGGCCGGTCAGCCGCTGGCACCGGCCGGCCAGACCGAGGCGGTGCCGACCGGCATCGTGCGCGGCCGCGACGGCGCCTTCTACCTCGCCACCATGGGCGGCATGCACGAGGGCCTCAGCCGTGTCTGGCGCTACGTTCCCGGCAGCCGGCCGACCGTCTTCGCCACCGGCCTGACCGACGTCACCGACCTCGCCCTGGCCCCCGACGGCGACCTGATCGCCCTGTCCTACGGCACCAGGACCTCGCTCCCGCCGGCCGACCCGGGCCCCGGCGCGCTGACCCGGATCAACAAGAGGACGGGCGCCCTCACCCCGATCGACACCGGCAACCGCCTGAACATGCCCGCGGGCGTGACCGTCAGCCGCAACGGTGACATCTACGTCACCAACAACGCACTCGGCACCAGCGGCCAGCTCCTGAAATTCCCGGCCCGCTGA
- a CDS encoding ScyD/ScyE family protein has protein sequence MSKASKSWAGAFLAAAVVGSLTATVIPAQAGTRAASAAHPPKAAPVVVASGLHNPRGVTVQPDGSVLVAEAGSGPATPCTASPGAITRCLGFTGSLYRVKGSRQSRVVTGLPSQLIYRTDGSSLVTGALRSEAGRNGAYRVVYGLSGLPADRAALGAGSGPLGTLSTARGKVLGDLAGHEARHDPDSVTGNNEVFSNPADFARDGRDFLVTDAGANDLIRVHPDGTTTTEFVFPNNVLPAASPAVQPLTPAGQAQAVPTGIVRGRDGAFYISDMSALRQGLGRVWRYVPGSTPTVFATGLTDVIDLALAPDGDLIALSYNTGTSTAPLPGALTRINKRTGALTPIDTGNRLTVPLGVAVGPRGDIYVTNNALGTSGELLKFPAR, from the coding sequence ATGTCGAAAGCAAGCAAGTCCTGGGCGGGGGCCTTCCTGGCGGCGGCGGTCGTGGGCAGCCTCACGGCGACGGTGATCCCGGCCCAGGCCGGGACCCGGGCCGCGTCCGCCGCCCACCCGCCCAAGGCCGCGCCCGTGGTGGTGGCGAGCGGCCTGCACAACCCGCGGGGCGTCACGGTGCAGCCCGACGGCTCGGTCCTGGTCGCGGAGGCCGGCAGCGGCCCGGCCACCCCCTGCACGGCGTCGCCCGGCGCCATCACCCGGTGCCTGGGCTTCACCGGCTCCCTCTACCGGGTCAAGGGCTCCCGGCAGAGCCGTGTCGTCACCGGCCTGCCCTCCCAGCTGATCTACCGCACCGACGGCTCCAGCCTGGTCACCGGAGCACTCCGGTCCGAAGCCGGCCGCAACGGCGCCTACCGGGTGGTCTACGGCCTCAGCGGCCTGCCCGCGGACCGTGCGGCGCTCGGCGCGGGCAGCGGGCCGCTGGGCACGCTGAGCACGGCCCGGGGCAAGGTGCTGGGGGACCTGGCCGGGCACGAGGCCCGGCACGACCCGGACTCCGTGACCGGCAACAACGAGGTCTTCTCCAACCCGGCCGACTTCGCCAGGGACGGCCGCGACTTCCTGGTCACCGACGCCGGCGCCAACGACCTGATCCGGGTCCACCCCGACGGCACCACCACGACCGAGTTCGTCTTCCCCAACAACGTGCTGCCCGCCGCCTCCCCGGCCGTCCAGCCGCTGACCCCGGCCGGACAGGCCCAGGCGGTGCCGACCGGCATCGTGCGCGGCCGCGACGGCGCCTTCTACATTTCCGACATGAGCGCCCTGCGGCAGGGCCTCGGCCGTGTCTGGCGCTATGTCCCCGGCAGTACGCCGACCGTCTTCGCCACCGGCCTGACCGACGTCATCGACCTCGCCCTGGCCCCCGACGGCGACCTGATCGCCCTGTCCTACAACACCGGAACCTCGACCGCCCCGCTGCCCGGCGCGCTGACCCGGATCAACAAGAGGACGGGCGCCCTCACCCCGATCGACACCGGCAACCGCCTGACCGTGCCGCTGGGCGTGGCTGTCGGCCCGCGCGGTGACATCTACGTCACCAACAACGCACTCGGCACCAGCGGCGAACTCCTGAAGTTCCCGGCCCGCTGA
- a CDS encoding ParB/RepB/Spo0J family partition protein, whose amino-acid sequence MSLTEQLTYPTADLDEIESSAIWIESHPITRVRIGSLVFEDSPRLDGEDQDHVRMLAEAGDALPPITVHRPTLRVIDGAHRVRAALLNGRGGIAARLLDCDEAAAFVLSVKANVTHGLPLSRADRAAAAARIILTHPRWSDRAVAAATGISDKTVSRIRSQSSAEQSGQSGTRLGRDGRMRPVDSGQGRRRAAAIFLDRPDAGLREVARATGLSPATVRDVRQRIDRGEDPVPGRYRSVRDTRPATNRPRPPAAPADREVAPVDRQKLLAKLSEDPSLRLNEAGRRALRWLHHYSVDGDSIETLEQGLPCHWAPEVADLARSCAAAWSELAAQLQQRAE is encoded by the coding sequence TTGTCTCTGACCGAGCAGTTGACATATCCGACTGCCGATCTCGACGAGATCGAGTCGTCGGCGATCTGGATCGAATCGCACCCGATCACCCGCGTACGGATCGGCTCGCTCGTCTTCGAGGACTCTCCCCGTCTGGACGGAGAGGACCAGGACCACGTACGGATGCTCGCCGAGGCCGGGGACGCCCTGCCCCCCATCACCGTGCACCGCCCCACCCTGCGCGTCATCGACGGCGCCCACCGGGTGCGCGCGGCCCTGCTCAACGGCCGGGGCGGGATCGCCGCCCGGCTGCTGGACTGCGACGAGGCCGCCGCCTTCGTCCTGTCCGTGAAGGCCAACGTCACCCACGGTCTGCCGCTGTCGCGGGCCGACCGGGCGGCCGCGGCGGCACGCATCATCCTGACCCACCCGCGGTGGTCGGACCGCGCGGTCGCCGCCGCCACCGGGATCTCCGACAAGACCGTCTCCCGCATCCGTTCGCAGTCCTCCGCAGAACAGAGCGGGCAGTCCGGCACCAGACTCGGCCGGGACGGCCGGATGCGCCCCGTCGACAGCGGCCAGGGCCGCCGCCGAGCCGCAGCGATCTTCCTCGACCGGCCCGACGCCGGTCTGCGCGAGGTCGCCCGCGCCACCGGGCTCTCCCCGGCCACCGTGCGCGACGTGCGCCAGCGCATCGACCGCGGCGAAGACCCCGTCCCGGGCCGCTACCGCAGCGTCCGCGACACCCGGCCCGCCACGAACCGCCCGCGCCCGCCCGCCGCCCCCGCCGACCGCGAAGTCGCCCCGGTGGACCGGCAGAAGCTGCTCGCCAAGCTCAGCGAGGACCCCTCGCTGCGGCTCAACGAAGCCGGCCGGCGCGCGCTGCGCTGGCTGCACCACTACTCCGTCGACGGCGACAGCATCGAGACCCTCGAGCAGGGACTGCCCTGCCACTGGGCTCCCGAGGTCGCCGACCTGGCCCGCAGCTGCGCGGCCGCCTGGAGCGAACTGGCGGCACAGCTCCAGCAGCGCGCCGAATAG